The following nucleotide sequence is from uncultured Roseateles sp..
GCAGGGTGTTCTGCGGCGTCACGGCCACACCGGGCGGCAGCAGCACGTCTTCATGCGAGATCAGCACCCGGTCGAACTCCACCGTGCCGCTATCGGTCTGGCGCTGGCCGAAGGCATCCCAGTCGGCCTGTACCTGCACGCCCTCGCGGCGCGTGGGCAGCACGGCGATCAGCGCCGTCTGCGTGGCCTCATGCCAGGCCGAGATCGTGAGCCGGTCCGAGCCCACCGAGCCGGAGCAGAAGCTCTTGGTGCCGCTGATCAGGTAGCCGCCCGTCACCTCGGTGGCCACGGCGCGGCGGTCCAGCGGGTTCAGCGCATTGCCCCAGAACAGGCGTTGCTGGGCAGTCTCCTGCAGATGGCGGGCACGCTGCGTGCCATTGCCATAGAGCGCCAGACTGGCCAGCTGCAGATGATGAAAGGCGAACAGATGGGCCAGCGCGCTGTCCACCTCGGCCAGGCGCCGCACGGCGCGGAAGACGGTGGCCCAGTCGGCACCCAGGCCGCCATGCTCGCGCGGGATGCTCAAGGCCAGCAGGCCGCTGTTGCGCATCAGCTCGCGCTCGGCCTTGGCATGGCCTCCCGCCTGGTCGCGCTCGACCGCCGTGGCGGCCAGCTGTGTGGCCAACTGCTCGACCGCGTCCTCGATGCTCAGCGCTCGGGCCAGGGCCGGGCTCAGTGCTGCCGGAGCTGTGCGGGAGGGCTTGAAGTCGGGATGAGAGGCGATTGGGGACAACATCAGAGTCAGTGTTGCCGTCGATCAGCGGTTTGTGAACCAATCAAATCTGCTGAGCATTTGCAAAATATGCATGTGAGTCGCGAGCAATGCCGGTGCGATAGGCGCAACAAAGCGCTCATTTTGTTTGTTACCTATCGGTCTTCCGTGGCGAATCCGGCAAACTGCATGCAGCCTGATTCAGGGAGAAGAACATGGCAAATATTGCATTCAGCGTCAGGGCCCGCTTGGGTCAACTGTTCGCCGCCACCGCCCTCTGCGGCTTGGCGGCCTGCGGCGGCGGCGGCTCTGGCAGTGAGCCGGCACCACCACCGCCCGCTCCGGATCCCTTGGTGACCGCGGCCGAGCAGGCCGCCTTGAGCTGGACCTACCGCCCCAGCGACAAGCACCTTGAGCTGCGTTGGAAAGACATGTTCAGCAGCGAAACCGGCTACCAGGTGGAACGCCAGGACAATGGCAGCTGGACGCCGGTGGAAACCGTTCCAGCCGTGGCGGGCAGCGGAAGCACGGTGACCTGGGCAACCACCTTGACCCAGCCGGTGCCGCTGCGCGTCAGCGCCGTGCTGCCGGGCCGGCAATTGCAGCTGCGCACGCCCAGCCTGGCCACCGAAGTCCAGCTGGGCAGCAATGTGGCCGCCCTGACGCTCGATCTCGACATGGCCGAGCCGGTCAAGAACACCGTACAGCTGAGCGTGGGTGGCGCCACCGGCGCAAGCTCCGTCAAGTACTTCGCCGACCTTGCCGCGCTGGGCACGTCGTCAGCCGGGCCCGCATTCAGCTATGCCTGGGACTCAAAGAGTCTGGCCGACGGCAGCCACCTGCTCCAGGCTGTGGTCGAGCTCGGCGGCGGAGCGTTCGTCGAACTGCGCCGAACCGTGCTGATCGATAACCCGAGTGTCACCGCGACCACCTACGTCACTGCGCTGCCGCAGCAGACGCAATTCGCCGTCAGCGCGAGTTCGGACTCGCCCATTGCCACAGTGGAACTGCGGGTGGACGGGACCTCCCAGGGCATACTGACCGCGACCAACGCCTGCTTGAAGCCGTATCTCTGCCACACGAACCCCGTCTACCAATGGGTGATAGCCAACAGCACACTGGGCTTTGGTGACCATACATTCCGCCTGCTGGTGACAGACCAGAAGGGGGAGGTGCTGGACCGCAGCCAGGTCGTGACGGTGAACAGCAATCCGGCGGTACAGATCACCAGCCCCTATAACGGCCAGATCGTGGGCGGCACCCTGGTGATTCAGGGCAGCGTCACCGACGATAGCGGCCTGGCCGAGGTCGAGGTCAAGTTCGGCGACGTGAGCTTGCAGAAGTCTGCATCGGCCAATTTCGATCTGAACTTCAGCCTGGCCGGCCTGGCCAATGGCAGCTATGTGCTGCAGGTGATTGCCACCGACAAGCAGCAGCGCTCGACCACCGAAACGCGCCTGGTCCAGGTGCAGAACAATGCCGTCTTCAGCTACCAGCGCATCGCCACACTGGAAGGCGACTCCGAGTTGCTGGCCGTTGACGGCGCCACGGCGCTGGTGCGGCAGATCGGCAACTACGCCTTGCTGAAACCGGGCGCGGCGGTGGACCGGATGGCGCTGCAGGACACGGCTATCGTCAATGTGACCGGATGGCAGCTCAATGGCGGCCGCGTGGTGGCCAGCGGCATTGGCAGTGACTCCGGCGGAGTCCCTCACGTCTATCTGTGGAAAGCAGACGGTCAGCGGGTCAATCTGTCCAAGCTCTCGGGCCATACGACCACCTTCAGCGAACACCCGACGATCATGGGCGCCTGGGTGAGCTGGAATGTGACCTCGCCAGACGGTGGCTTTTTCGTCATCAGGAATATTGACACCGGCGAGCAGCAGCTCGTGCCCAGGCCCACCGAGGCGCAGCTGATGATCAACAACGGCTTCTCGCTGATCACGGGCACCGGTGGGCCCAAGTTGCTGTACTTTGCCCAACTCGTCAGCTCCGACATTGACTACGCCGTGTATCTGTACGACACCCAGACCCAGGCATCCAAGCGCCTGTCCGCGCCGGGCAAGCGCGCCCTTTATCCGATGACGGACGGCACTCGCGTGGTTTGGCAGACCAGCCCACCCGGAGACCCCAACGCCGGCGTGGAGCTGCAGGTGACCCGTCTCGCAAACCTGGCCGAGGTGACGACCATCACAATTCCTCAGGGGCTGTTCCTGCTGAGCGACGGCTTGCTGGCCTGGC
It contains:
- a CDS encoding acyl-CoA dehydrogenase family protein, which produces MLSPIASHPDFKPSRTAPAALSPALARALSIEDAVEQLATQLAATAVERDQAGGHAKAERELMRNSGLLALSIPREHGGLGADWATVFRAVRRLAEVDSALAHLFAFHHLQLASLALYGNGTQRARHLQETAQQRLFWGNALNPLDRRAVATEVTGGYLISGTKSFCSGSVGSDRLTISAWHEATQTALIAVLPTRREGVQVQADWDAFGQRQTDSGTVEFDRVLISHEDVLLPPGVAVTPQNTLRAQVAQLVLVNLYLGIAQGAFDEARRYTREQSRAWPASGQTLATDDPFVQHRYGELWLLVRPAQVLADAAAARLDEAYAKGASLSAAERGAVAIAVAEAKVLAHRAALEVSSQLFELTGARATSARHGFDRFWRNARVHTLHDPIDYKLRDLGRHQLTGALPEPTPYS
- a CDS encoding Ig-like domain-containing protein is translated as MANIAFSVRARLGQLFAATALCGLAACGGGGSGSEPAPPPPAPDPLVTAAEQAALSWTYRPSDKHLELRWKDMFSSETGYQVERQDNGSWTPVETVPAVAGSGSTVTWATTLTQPVPLRVSAVLPGRQLQLRTPSLATEVQLGSNVAALTLDLDMAEPVKNTVQLSVGGATGASSVKYFADLAALGTSSAGPAFSYAWDSKSLADGSHLLQAVVELGGGAFVELRRTVLIDNPSVTATTYVTALPQQTQFAVSASSDSPIATVELRVDGTSQGILTATNACLKPYLCHTNPVYQWVIANSTLGFGDHTFRLLVTDQKGEVLDRSQVVTVNSNPAVQITSPYNGQIVGGTLVIQGSVTDDSGLAEVEVKFGDVSLQKSASANFDLNFSLAGLANGSYVLQVIATDKQQRSTTETRLVQVQNNAVFSYQRIATLEGDSELLAVDGATALVRQIGNYALLKPGAAVDRMALQDTAIVNVTGWQLNGGRVVASGIGSDSGGVPHVYLWKADGQRVNLSKLSGHTTTFSEHPTIMGAWVSWNVTSPDGGFFVIRNIDTGEQQLVPRPTEAQLMINNGFSLITGTGGPKLLYFAQLVSSDIDYAVYLYDTQTQASKRLSAPGKRALYPMTDGTRVVWQTSPPGDPNAGVELQVTRLANLAEVTTITIPQGLFLLSDGLLAWRDGPITAQVIRADDGSSRYLIGAGNFFRNGGGGLLYTTNAGNKLFAWTPASGSRPLIDALPTTYFPTQGWYYFVLGGQLYRAPP